The Lonchura striata isolate bLonStr1 chromosome Z, bLonStr1.mat, whole genome shotgun sequence genome window below encodes:
- the LOC144248242 gene encoding uncharacterized protein LOC144248242, which produces MEGAAAPHWSRSNQPRRPRLAVLGPAAHGPAAHGPADHGPADHCPAAHGPADHGPADHGPADHCPAAHGPADHGPAAHGCAAHSPAAHGCAAHCPADCDPTAHSLTAQYPTVHDPTAHSPTAHCPLPTAQYLTAHSPLPTVPLPTLPLPTLPLPTAHSPTAHCPTAHSLTAHSPTAHCPLPTLPLPTAHSPTAHCPLPTAHSPTAHCPQPHCPLSHCPLPTAPLAHCPTAHCPTAHSPAAPGLEGGVPGQGRRRTLGCVPRAREEDPSIPVGAAWLQRSGQLPTRSQQSPGHGGRAASDPRSPSGRRSSAVLPWGWTPACAILARQRWPRPLSPAPFPWAVTSSPEACRTVCYGRERKGFALECCPVGPQLKCKTDSVTSKQSVSPPLGIFHLAL; this is translated from the exons ATGGAAGGAGCAGCTGCCCCGCACTGGAGCAGATCCAACCAGCCCCGAAGACCACGGCTGGCTGTCCTtggtcctgctgcccacggTCCTGCTGCCCACGGTCCTGCTGACCACGGTCCTGCTGACCActgtcctgctgcccacggTCCTGCTGACCACGGTCCTGCTGACCACGGTCCTGCTGACCActgtcctgctgcccacggTCCTGCTGACCACGGTCCTGCTGCCCACGGTTGTGCTGCCCACAGTCCTGCTGCCCACGGTTGTGCTGCCCACTGTCCTGCTGACTGTGATCCCACTGCCCACAGCCTCACCGCCCAATATCCCACTGTCCATGATCCCACTGCCCACTCTCccactgcccac tgcccactgcccactgcccaATATCTCACTGCCCACAGCCCCCTGCCCACGGTCCCGCTGCCCACTCTCCCACTGCCCACTCTCCCATTGCccactgcccacagccccactgcccactgccccaCTGCCCACTCTCTCActgcccacagccccactgcccactgcccactgcccactctcccactgcccactgcccacagccccactgcccactgcccactgcccactgcccactctcccactgcccactgcccacagccccactgTCCACTCTCCCATTGcccactgcccactgccccacttgcccactgccccactgcccactgccccactgcccacagTCCCGCTGCCCCCGGGCTGGAGGGCggtgtgccagggcagggaaggcgcaggacCCTCGGCTGTGTCCCACGGGCTCGGGAGGAGGATCCGTCCATCCCAGTGGGAGCGGCGTGGCTGCAGCGGAGTGGCCAGCTGCCCACCCggagccagcagagcccagggcacgGGGGGAGAGCGGCCAGTGACCCCAGGAGCCCCTCTGGCAGGCGGAGCAGCGCCgtgctgccctggggctggacACCAGCCTGCGCAATCCTCGCCAGGCAGCGGTGGCCACGTCCCCTCAGCCCAGCACCATTCCCATGGGCTGTCACTTCTTCTCCAGAGGCCTGCAGGACTGTTTGTTATGGCCGTGAAAGAAAGGGTTTTGCTCTCGAGTGTTGTCCTGTGGGCCCACAATTAAAGTGTAAGACGGACTCAGTAACGAGCAAACAGAGCGTGTCGCCGCCGCTTGGGATTTTCCATCTCGCTTTGTGA